One segment of Strix uralensis isolate ZFMK-TIS-50842 chromosome 11, bStrUra1, whole genome shotgun sequence DNA contains the following:
- the ALDH1A2 gene encoding retinal dehydrogenase 2, translated as MTSSKIEMPGEVKADPAALMASLHLLPSPTLNLEIKYTKIFINNEWQNSESGRIFPVYNPATGEQICEIQEADKVDTDKAVRAARLAFSLGSVWRRMDASERGHLLDKLADLVERDRAILATMESLNSGKPFLQAFYVDLQGVIKTLRYYAGWADKIHGMTIPVDGDYFTFTRHEPIGVCGQIIPWNFPLLMFAWKIAPALCCGNTVVIKPAEQTPLSALYMGALIKEAGFPPGVVNILPGFGPIVGAAIASHVGIDKIAFTGSTEVGKLIQEAAGRSNLKRVTLELGGKSPNIIFADADLDYAVEQAHQGVFFNQGQCCTAGSRIYVEESIYEEFVRRSVERAKRRVVGSPFDPTTEQGPQIDKKQYNKILELIQSGITEGAKLECGGKGLGRKGFFIEPTVFSNVTDDMRIAKEEIFGPVQEILRFKTMDEVIERANNSDFGLVAAVFTNDINKALTVSSAMQAGTVWINCYNALNAQSPFGGFKMSGNGREMGECGLREYSEVKTVTIKIPQKNS; from the exons attTTCATCAATAATGAGTGGCAAAATTCTGAAAGTGGGAGAATATTCCCAGTATATAATCCAGCAACAGGAGAGCAGATCTGTGAGATCCAGGAAGCTGACAAG GTTGATACGGACAAAGCAGTGAGGGCAGCTCGACTTGCTTTTTCTCTAGGTTCAGTCTGGAGGAGAATGGATGCATCGGAAAGAGGCCATCTTTTGGATAAGCTGGCAGACTTGGTCGAAAGAGACAGGGCAATTCTTGCT ACTATGGAATCACTGAACAGTGGCAAACCTTTCTTGCAAGCTTTCTATGTAGATCTTCAGGGAGTCATAAAAACCCTGAGGTATTATGCCGGTTGGGCAGACAAAATCCATGGAATGACCATTCCTGTAG ATGGAGATTATTTTACGTTTACAAGACACGAACCCATCGGAGTGTGTGGACAGATCATCCCT TGGAACTTCCCCCTGCTGATGTTTGCATGGAAGATTgctccagctctgtgctgtggCAATACAGTAGTTATTAAACCAGCAGAACAAACACCACTCAGCGCTCTCTATATGGGAGCCCTCATCAAGGAG GCTGGCTTTCCACCAGGAGTTGTCAATATTTTGCCAGGATTTGGTCCAATTGTTGGTGCCGCCATAGCATCTCATGTTGGCATTGATAAAATTGCTTTTACTGGATCCACTGAG GTTGGGAAGCTGATCCAAGAAGCAGCTGGAAGGAGTAATTTGAAGAGAGTTACACTGGAGCTGGGTGGGAAAAGCCCAAACATTATTTTTGCAGATGCTGATT TGGACTATGCTGTGGAACAAGCTCACCAAGGGGTCTTCTTCAATCAAGGTCAATGCTGCACTGCAGGCTCACGGATTTATGTGGAAGAATCAATCTATGAAGAGTTTGTTAGAAGAAGTGTAGAACGTGCGAAGAGGAGAGTTGTGGGGAGTCCTTTTGACCCAACTACAGAACAAGGACCACAG atTGATAAAAAACAATACAACAAGATCTTGGAACTGATTCAAAGCGGCATTACTGAAGGAGCAAAACTCGAATGTGGGGGTAAAGGGCTAGGAAGGAAGGGCTTCTTCATTGAACCTACAGTGTTTTCCAATGTAACAGATGACATGCGGATTGCCAAGGAGGAG ATTTTTGGGCCTGTTCAAGAAATACTGAGATTTAAAACCATGGATGAAGTTATAGAGAGAGCCAACAATTCTGATTTTGGGCTGGTAGCTGCTGTCTTTACAAATGACATAAACAAGGCCCTGACAGTCTCTTCAGCAATGCAGGCTGGGACGGTCTG GATAAATTGCTACAATGCCTTAAATGCCCAAAGCCCTTTTGGAGGATTCAAAATGTCTGGCAATGGGAGAGAGAT GGGCGAATGTGGATTGAGAGAATATTCTGAAGTTAAAACTGTGACAATAAAGATCCCTCAGAAGAACTCCTAA